The sequence CTTCTTCTAACTCTTTTTTTTAGATATTTCAGACCATTAATCGAAATGGGGAAAGTATTTATAGCTCAACCACCCCTTTACATGATTAGAAAGGGGAAGGAGAGGATGTATGCTATGAACGATGAGGAACTAAATGACATACTTTCTAAGATAAAAAGCCCAGATTCAATTCAAAGATTTAAAGGATTAGGTGAAATGACTCCATCACAACTATGGGACGTTGCAATGAATCCTGAAAAAAGGACAATTTTAAGGGTTTATATAGATGACGCAAGCGAAGCTAATAGAATTTTTGAAATCCTTATGGGAGATAATGTAGAGTATAGAAAAGCGTTTATTGAAAGATATGCTCGGGAGGTAAAAAACTTAGATGTCTGAAATTATAAGGGTTGTAGAAGAAGAGGTAAAGGATTCATATTTAGACTATGCAATGAGCGTAATAATTGGTAGAGCAATACCCGATATAAGAGACGGCTTAAAACCCGTTCAAAGAAGAATCATTTATGCAATGAATGAAATGGGCATGACATACGATAAACCTCACAAAAAGTGCGCAAGGGTCGTTGGCGAGGTTTTAGGAAAATTTCATCCTCATGGAGATACAGCTGTATACGATGCACTTGTAAGGATGGCTCAGGATTTTACATATAGATATCCTTTAATTGATGGTCATGGTAACTTTGGATCTTTAGACGGAGATAATGCAGCGGCAATGAGATATACTGAAGCAAGACTTGCAAAAATTTCAAATACCCTTGTTTCAGAAATGAACTTTAACATTGTACCAATGCAGGATAACTTTGATGGTTCCCTAAAGGAACCAGAGGTATTACCCGCAAAATTTCCTCAACTATTAGCAAACGGTGCTTCAGGAATAGCTGTAGGTATGGCTACTTCTATTCCACCACATAATTTGGGAGAATTAATTGATGCGCTACTTTTAATTTTAAAAAACCCTCAAATTTCCGAAGAAGAGCTGTTAAAGGTTTTACCAGGGCCGGATTTCCCAACAGGAGGAATAGTAGTAGGAAAAAATGGGATCAAAGAATACTTTTTAACTGGTAAGGGGAAAGTTATTTTAAGAGGAAGATATAAAATAGAAACGGGTTTGAAATCAAATAAATTGGTTATAAGTGAAATCCCATATTCTGTAAATAAGGCTATTTTAGTTGAAAAAATAGATCAGCTTATAAAGGAAAAGAGATTGGATGGAGTTTCAGAAATAAGAGATGAATCAGGAAGAGAAGGAATAAGAATTGTCTTAGAACTTAAAAAAGGGGCAAGTTCAGAAAAAGTTATAAAAAAATTATACAAACACACTACAATGCAGATAACATTTGGCGTAATAATGCTTTCATTAGTAGCAGGTGTTCCAAAAGTATTACCTGTAAAGGATGTATTGTTACACTTTCTTAACTTTAGAAAGGATATTCAGAGAAAGAGATTAGAAAGGATTTTAGAAGATTTAAAAAAAAGATTAGTGCTCCTTAGTGCCCTATCAAAAGCATTAGAAAAGATTGATCAGGTTATAGAAATTATAAAAAAATCTCTTAATCCCACAGAAGCTAAAAAGAAACTTTGTGAATTCCTCCAAATTTCAGAAGAGGGCGCCCAAGGCATTCTCGATTTAAGATTACAAAGATTAACATCCTTAGAAAGGGAAAAAATTCTTAAAGACCTTGAAAAAACTCTATCGGAAATCAAGGAAACCGAGTTTGCACTAAACGATGAAGGAAGATTTTTAGAAATTTTGGAAAATGAACTTATTGAGATAAAATCCAATTTTGCTGATAAGAGAAAAACTGAAATTTCTTTAGATTTCGAAGAAGAAGATATCCTTGAAGAAGACATACCTGAGGGTGAAGTTATAGTTACAATAAGCAAATTGGGATTTATAAAAAGAATGAAAAAAGATGTTTTTGAAAGGCAAAACAAAGGCGGCAAAGGCATTGACGGCATTCAAAAGAGTAGTGCAATTCAAGATAGAATTCAAACATCTATAGTTTTGTCGAACAAAGATAGAATATTGTTCATATCATCAAAAGGTAGGGCCTATACACTTCTTGCATATAGCATTCCAGAATTTTCAAGAACTTCGAGAGGTACAGGTATAGCAAATATTTTGCCCCTTTCAGAGGATGAGAAAATAACCTTTATGGTCCAAATTAAGGAAGACGAAATAAAAAAGGACATAATACTAGCTACATCTATGGGATATTTAAAGAAAATTAAGCTTGAAAATATTATTTCTAAAAGAAGAAATGGTGTAATTGCAATTAAACTTAACGATTCAGAATCAGTCGTAGGGGCGTGTATGGTTTGTGAAGACAAATTTTTGCTTTATTCTAGTAACGGATTTGCCACTCTGGCAAATCTTAAGAATTTAAGGAATATGGGGAACAATTCACACGGTGTTATTGGTATGAGATTATCAAAAGATGACAAACTTTTAGGAATTGTACCTGATTCAAATTACTTCATAGTAATAGATAAGAACGGAAACGGTAAAAAAGTAAGTAGCGATAACTTTACCAGTCACAAAAGGGGAACAAAGGGGGTTAGGGTATCAAAGAATAAGCTTGCAACCATTTTAAATTACAAAGAGGGAATGGATCTGATTATATATACAGAAAAGGGCAAAGTTATTAGAATAGATATAGATTCAGTAAAACAACTATCCAGAAATGCGAAGGGAATAAAGCTTCAGAAATTAGACAAAACAGATAGTGTTTTGGATGCTGCTGTAGTTAGATCAAATGCTAATCTAATAGAAGATAATTTATGAACATTACTACAATTGGTTTAGAATTAAAATCATATATAAAGTTATCAGAGACAGAACTTGCGAGGATCTTAGAAACAGAAGTGGATACCTTAAGAAGTGCATCTTTGCATTTATTGGAAGCAGGTGGTAAGAGAATTAGGCCAACGCTAGTCTTTTTGAGCGCACTGTGTGTTAATCAAAATGTAGAAAAAGTTATAAAGTATGCTGCTGTTGTTGAAGGTATACACCTTGCCACGCTCATACACGATGACGTAATCGATGAATCCAATGTAAGAAGGGGGATGTTAAGTGTAAATGGAAAATACGGCTTTAAAGTAGCCATTCTTTCTGGAGATTTTATTCTTGCAAAGATAACTCACTTTCTTTCTTTGTTAGAAAATAAAGAACCTGTAAGACTCATGGCAGAAGTTATTATGCGTATGGCTGAAGGAGAAGTAATGCAACAAGAAGACCTTTTTAAAATTGTATCTATTGAGAGATATATTGTTAGGTGTACTAACAAAACTGCAAGACTTATTAGTTCTTCTGCCTTTCTTGGAAGTATTGACGTGCTTGATAAAAGGAATATCTTCGCTGAGTTTGGTTTAAATTTGGGCATAGCTTTCCAGATAATTGATGATATATTAGATTTTACTGGAGAGGTAAAAAAGTTAGGTAAGCTCCCGGGTTCAGATTTGAGATCTGGAGTAGTTACTTTACCAGTTTTGCTCCTTTCTAAAAAGAGAAGAGAAGTTGAGATCTTGTTAGAGAAAAAGTTGGAAGATGGAATAAATAAAGTTATCGAGATGGTCAAAAATGATAATGTTTTGAAAGAAAGCGTTAATTTAGCAAGGCATTATTCAAATAGAGCAATTGAATGTTTAAAAGAATTAGGAGTTAATAATATTTATACAAAAGTCCTTATGGATTATGTAAAAATGCTTGAAGAGAGAGTATCATAATTGCCCGAAGAGATAATAGAAAGAATTAGTAATTTAAAGGAGTTTTATAAATCTGGAACTAAAATTGATATTTTTTTAGTACTTAGATCTGTGGATAAAGAAGAACTCGATGGGCCTTATAGCTCTTTAATTTCTTACCTGGACAATGATGAAGTGTTATGGATAGAAACTCCAATGAACAAAGGATTTCCTCTTATCCTAGCCCCACAGGATTTAGTCCTGGTAAACGTTAAAAAGGGGAAACTAATTTATCAATTTCAAAGTTTGATTTTAGAAAGAAGAAAGGAACCCAATACAAACCTCTTTTTGTTTGCGCTAAAAGCTGCGAAAGAAGTTAAAAAAATTGAAAGAAGAAATTTCTTTAGATTGCCTGTGATTTTAGATATAACTTTAAAGATCAAAAAGAACATCCAAGACAAAGATTTTATTATTTTTAAAGGTAAGACAAAAGACCTTTCTGGAGGGGGAGTAAGGGTAGCAGTTAAGTCAAGCGACTACAAAGAGATAATGAAATTAATAAAAGAAGATTATATAATCTTTATCGAGTTTGAAATTGACAAAAGAAAAAAGATAAACCAAAAAATAAAATTTGTTAATTCTTATACTGATGAGGAATCAAAAATAGGCTTTATTTCGTTTTATTTTGATAATATATATCGGGGGATTCAAGACTCTATAATTAGATTTCTTTTTGCTAAACAAAGAGAGATGAAACAAAAGGGTATAGAGTTTGATGAGTAATTTTAAAATTAAGAAGTTATTTGGTAAACTAAATATTTAGTATTTAGTAAAGGCTTTGAAAGGATAAGGTGGGTTATTTGATTCCATTTTTATTTTTTGAGAGTAAAGGATGATAGACGAGAAGGCTCTCTGGATAAAGTATAGAAACAATTCAACCCAGGAAAATAGGAACCTTCTTGCCCTTAACTATCTGCCGTTAGTAAAAAGAATTGCTGCAAAAATATATACAAGTATACAAGGTAAAGTAGAATTTGAAGAACTTTTAAACTATGGAATTTTAGGGCTGCTTACTTCAATTGAAAGATTTGAAGAATCTCGAAACCTCAAATTTGAAACCTTTGCTACGCATAGAATTAGAGGGGCAATTCTTGACGGTTTAAGACAAATTGACCCGTTAAAAAGAGGAACGCGTTCTAAAGTAAAGAAAATAGATAAAGCTATCAGTGATTTAAAAGTATTGCTTGGTAAGGACCCAAATGACAAAGAGGTTGCTAATTATTTAAATATAACCCAGGAAGAGTTGCTAAGTTGGTATACTGAAATAGATGCACTTTCAACTTTTCAAGGAGATTTTTCCAATTCAGAAAATTCTTATATTGATCTATCAATGGCTATTGAAACGCTTAGCGAAAGAGAAAAGCAAGTTGTAGATCTATACTATTATGAAGACTTATCTTTGGATGAGATTGCAAAAATCTTAAATATATCGATTTCAAGAGTATCTCAAATTCACGGTAAAGCTTTAATAAAGTTAAAATCCCAACTAGAGGGGGACAAATGAACATAGATCTAGGTCTTTCTGTTGACAAAATGCTCGCTACAATATGTATTAGGCCTCAAGAGGGGGAAAGTTTGCCAAGCGCTGAGGAATTAAAACAATATCTCACAAAGGGTGGAATAAATTTCGGTATAGACGAAGAGGCTCTGAAACAAGCTATAAACAATCCTGGGTCTATCGTTACAATTGCTAGAGGTGAAAACCCAACTGATCCCATAGATGGCAAAGTTGAATACAAATTTCCTTTGAAAGCTGAAATAAAACCAAAGGAAGACAAAAGCGGAAATGTGGATTACTTTGATTTAGGATTTATCTTTAACGTAAAAGAAGGAGATCTTCTTGCTATAAAAACTCCTCCAGTAGAAGGAAAACCTGGTCATGACGTTACAGGGAAAGTTTTGATGCCAAAAAAACCCTTTAATCCAAAATTTGTAGCTGGAAAGGGAGCGAAATTGTCTGAAGATGGGCTTTCAATATTTGCAGAAGTTGCGGGTACACCAAGACTTATTGAGGGGAAAGTAGTAGTTTTACAAACTCTTGATATAGACAAGGATATAGATTTTGCAACAGGTAATATTGTTTTCAAAGGTTCTGTTAATATAAGAGGTAGCGTACTGTCAGGCTTTTCTGTTGAAGCAGACGGAGATGTAGTAGTATCTGGAATAGTTGAAGAAGCTGTTATTAAATCAAAGGGAAACGTAATAGTTAGATCAGGATTTGAAGGTGGGACAAAAGGCTTTATTCAGGCTGGCAAGTCTGTTAATATAAGGTTTATTCATAATGGCAAGGTTTTTGCAGGTGAAGATGTTTTAATAGAGTCAGAAGCCTTTTTTTCTAAAATTACAGCGGGTGGCAAAGTTCTTATGCAGGGCAGGAATTCTCAAATATCTGGTGGTAGTGTGGAAGCTGGCATCGAGATTAGAGCAAAAGTTATTGGTTCTTATAAACACACAAAAACTCTGGTAAGCGCAGGAGTAGTACCTGGCTTAAGAGAAAAACTTGAGAGTATTGTAAATAGAATAAAGTCTATTGAGGCGCAAATTAAGAAAGCAAAAGAATTAGAAGAGAAGTTTCTTTACTTAAAGAAAAGACAAAAAGATAAGTTTCTTCGATCACAAGCCGAAGCACTTGAAAATGTTCAAAAAACATTAGAAAATTATGTAAATCAAATTGAATCTTTGCAAAAAGTTAAAGATGAAATAATTAAAACCAAAGAAGAGAGAAAGGGCGGAAGGATAATTTCGGAAATAATATATCCGGGCGTTATTGTAACAATTGCGGATATATCTCAAGAGATTAAAGAAGAAATAAGAGGTGCTAATATCAGAATTGAAGATGGAGAATTAAAGTTTTACTGATGAAGTGGTTAATGATTATAGGCTTTTTAATAGTTGCTATATTGGGAACGGTTGCAGGACTTTATTTTAGTGGCACAGTAAAATTTCCTTTTTTGCCATCTCAAAGGTCCGAAAAAGCCCAACCCAGTCCTGAAGTTATGCAAAATCCAAGTCCTGAACAATCAACCACCTTACCACAAAATCAACCTAAAGCAGATCAATCGCAAAATATTAATAACACTAGCTCTTCAATGACACAAAATCAAAAGAATATTATTCAATCAGCCGCAGAAAAGTTTAAACAACAGGAAACGCTAAAATTGCAAAGGGAGGCAAAGATACTTTCAAATATGGACCCCTCAGATGCTGCTAAAATAATAAACAACATGGACGATTCCCAGGCAGCAAAAATTTTAAGCAATATGAATAACAAAGAAGTTTCAGACATACTTTCTGAGCTAACATCAATCGATCCAAAAAAGGCAACAAAACTTTTAAATATGATGGGAGCATCTGCTGGTGGCTAAAAAAAAGAAAAATTCAAATGAAGGCCATGGAGCTGGTCATGATAGCGCAGGTGGCATGAGATGGCTCCTAACTTATTCAGATATGATAACTCTTCTAATGGCTTTTTTTATCTTGCTATTTTCTATGGCTACAATAAACGCTTCTAAATTTGCTGCAACCGCACAGGCCCTAAGAGAAGCATTTGGAGGATATACTATTCTTGATAGAGGGTCTTCTGTCATAGGAGAACCTGGTTCTACCACACAAAGTGCTCCTGTAGTTCCCGATTCTGCCTTGAAGGCACAGGAAGCTTCGTTAAAAATAGCTGAAATTTTAAGGCAATCTTTAAATCCCAATCAGTTTTCGGTTATTCAAACTGAAAGAGGATATTTGGTCTCTATTTTAACCGATAAGATTCTATTTGATTCCGGAAAGGCAAATCTTAAACCTGATGCTTTTCCCCTTTTAAAAAAAATTGCAGCAGTCTTAAAAAAGATTGATAACGAAGTATATATTGAAGGACATACTGATAACGTTCCTATACACACGGTAGAATTTCCTTCAAACTGGGAGCTTTCTGCTGCAAGGGCCGCTTCGGTGGCAAAATATTTTATAGAACAGGGGATATCTCCTTCTAGGTTAGTTATAGCAGGTTATGCCGATACCAGACCTGTAGCCTCGAATGATACCCCTCAAGGTAGACAAAAAAATAGAAGAATTGATATCCTTATAACAAAGAAATAAAAAATTAACACAGGAGGAAGAGATGAAATTGTTTCAAAATAAAAAGATGTTGATTATCTTAGTAACTCTTGTGATTTTGGGTGGAGGGATTGGTTTTTATATAGCAAATATGTTAATGCCAAAACCAGCCCCAAAGGAAAAACATGAACCAATATTTTTTACCTATCCTTTACAAGAGTTTGTAGTTAATACCAAAGATGGGAGATTTTTAAAGGCAAGCATCGTCCTTGAACTAAACGAAGAAATACCCATTAAGAGTGAGGCAGCAGCAGCAGAAGGTAAAAAAGTTGTTTTGGAACCAAAGGCTAAACCAATTTTGGATGCCTTAACTCCAGAATTAAGAAATGCTGCTATAATTATATTGTCGAGTCAGACATATCAGGACTTAATCACTTCACAAGGCAAAGAAAGATTAAGGCAGATGTTATTTCAAAAATTTAACCAAATTGTAGGTCGTGATATCGTAAAAGATGTTTACTTTACTAACCTTGTTATGCAATAATATTTTACCTTAAAACTTATGATAGGGGGCAGTTATGGCAAAGATATTAATCACTGATGATGCTACTTTCATGAGAAAAATGTTAAAGGATATTTTAACAAAAAATGGGCATGAAGTAGTTGGAGAAGGTACGAATGGCTTAGAGGCTCTGGAAAAGTATAAAGAGTTAAAGCCAGATTTAACATTACTGGACATTACTATGCCAGAAAGGGATGGTCTTTGGGCGCTTAAAGAAATTAAGGCTTTTGACCCAAATGCCAAAATTATCATGGTTTCTGCAATGGGCCAGCAGGCTATAGTAATTGAAGCTATACAGGCAGGAGCTAGGGACTTTGTCGTTAAACCATTTCAACCTGACAGGGTATTGGAGGCTGTAAGGAAGGCGCTTTCCTAAATTGAAAATACGCCTTATTAGTATCTTTTTCTTAATTTTTTTGTTAGTATTATCCTTTAATTCGTGTTCCTTTGCTATTCAAAAAGATATTAAAGGTCCACTTCCTTCCTTTTTTCAGAAAGACGAATCTTCTTATATAAAATTTGAAGATAAAAATCCAAATGACGTATACGTTTTAAATGCTAGAATCAACCAAACAGGAAATTCGTCTGCAGAAGACAATAAAGTATATAATAAAACTCCTTCTACAGGATCAGAAACTGTTAAAAATTTAACTTTAAGTTCGAATTCTACATCAAAAGAACTTCAAAATGACAACTTGCTTTATGTTAATCAATCGCCAAAAGCTTCAGTAAACAGCGACATCGATAATAAAACATCTCAAAGTAATCTAGACCCTAAAACTCCAGTAACTACAGCAGCTAAAAATAATAATTCAGCTTCGAATGACTCTTCTTTACTGTTAACAAATACTTCAGAAAGGCTTCAACCAGGTTCAGAAAGTCCCAACATAATGGGTTATCTTATAAGGTTTTTTGCTTTTTTAGTCTTATTAGTTCTTGTTCCACTATTAATTATTAGAAAACTTAGGGGCAAGCTTAAAGTAGATTATTCGATACCCAAATCTTTAAATGGATTTGTTCGCATTGTAGATAGGGTATCACTTTCATACTCTGAACTATTTATAATTGAAGTTATGGATAAATATCTTCTTCTCTCTTTATCAAAAGACGGTGAAATTAGACTCTTAAAAGAATTTGATACCTTAGGCATAATTCCTGAAAAAGAAAATTATGATAAGAAACTGGTAAAAAGTAGCTTTTTAGATATATTAAGAAAGTTTAGACAAGAAGTAAAGCAATTAAATAAAAACTGACAGTGAAGAAGAGCTTAGTATTTTTCTTTTTTATTGCTTTATTAATAATATTTAACTTTAATAATGTTTCTAATGCTGCTCCAAATATAAATATTGACTTAGGTGCTGGTTCACCAAATGATATAGCAAATTCTCTTAAAGTTTTATTTGTTTTAACTGTTCTTGCCTTCGCCCCTTTGCTTCTTTTGATGACTACATCCTTTTTAAGGTTGGTAATAGTATTCGGTTTCTTAAGAAATGCTCTGGGGATTCAGC comes from Thermodesulfobium acidiphilum and encodes:
- a CDS encoding OmpA family protein codes for the protein MAKKKKNSNEGHGAGHDSAGGMRWLLTYSDMITLLMAFFILLFSMATINASKFAATAQALREAFGGYTILDRGSSVIGEPGSTTQSAPVVPDSALKAQEASLKIAEILRQSLNPNQFSVIQTERGYLVSILTDKILFDSGKANLKPDAFPLLKKIAAVLKKIDNEVYIEGHTDNVPIHTVEFPSNWELSAARAASVAKYFIEQGISPSRLVIAGYADTRPVASNDTPQGRQKNRRIDILITKK
- a CDS encoding FapA family protein; amino-acid sequence: MNIDLGLSVDKMLATICIRPQEGESLPSAEELKQYLTKGGINFGIDEEALKQAINNPGSIVTIARGENPTDPIDGKVEYKFPLKAEIKPKEDKSGNVDYFDLGFIFNVKEGDLLAIKTPPVEGKPGHDVTGKVLMPKKPFNPKFVAGKGAKLSEDGLSIFAEVAGTPRLIEGKVVVLQTLDIDKDIDFATGNIVFKGSVNIRGSVLSGFSVEADGDVVVSGIVEEAVIKSKGNVIVRSGFEGGTKGFIQAGKSVNIRFIHNGKVFAGEDVLIESEAFFSKITAGGKVLMQGRNSQISGGSVEAGIEIRAKVIGSYKHTKTLVSAGVVPGLREKLESIVNRIKSIEAQIKKAKELEEKFLYLKKRQKDKFLRSQAEALENVQKTLENYVNQIESLQKVKDEIIKTKEERKGGRIISEIIYPGVIVTIADISQEIKEEIRGANIRIEDGELKFY
- a CDS encoding MotE family protein, with amino-acid sequence MKWLMIIGFLIVAILGTVAGLYFSGTVKFPFLPSQRSEKAQPSPEVMQNPSPEQSTTLPQNQPKADQSQNINNTSSSMTQNQKNIIQSAAEKFKQQETLKLQREAKILSNMDPSDAAKIINNMDDSQAAKILSNMNNKEVSDILSELTSIDPKKATKLLNMMGASAGG
- the gyrA gene encoding DNA gyrase subunit A, producing the protein MSEIIRVVEEEVKDSYLDYAMSVIIGRAIPDIRDGLKPVQRRIIYAMNEMGMTYDKPHKKCARVVGEVLGKFHPHGDTAVYDALVRMAQDFTYRYPLIDGHGNFGSLDGDNAAAMRYTEARLAKISNTLVSEMNFNIVPMQDNFDGSLKEPEVLPAKFPQLLANGASGIAVGMATSIPPHNLGELIDALLLILKNPQISEEELLKVLPGPDFPTGGIVVGKNGIKEYFLTGKGKVILRGRYKIETGLKSNKLVISEIPYSVNKAILVEKIDQLIKEKRLDGVSEIRDESGREGIRIVLELKKGASSEKVIKKLYKHTTMQITFGVIMLSLVAGVPKVLPVKDVLLHFLNFRKDIQRKRLERILEDLKKRLVLLSALSKALEKIDQVIEIIKKSLNPTEAKKKLCEFLQISEEGAQGILDLRLQRLTSLEREKILKDLEKTLSEIKETEFALNDEGRFLEILENELIEIKSNFADKRKTEISLDFEEEDILEEDIPEGEVIVTISKLGFIKRMKKDVFERQNKGGKGIDGIQKSSAIQDRIQTSIVLSNKDRILFISSKGRAYTLLAYSIPEFSRTSRGTGIANILPLSEDEKITFMVQIKEDEIKKDIILATSMGYLKKIKLENIISKRRNGVIAIKLNDSESVVGACMVCEDKFLLYSSNGFATLANLKNLRNMGNNSHGVIGMRLSKDDKLLGIVPDSNYFIVIDKNGNGKKVSSDNFTSHKRGTKGVRVSKNKLATILNYKEGMDLIIYTEKGKVIRIDIDSVKQLSRNAKGIKLQKLDKTDSVLDAAVVRSNANLIEDNL
- a CDS encoding flagellar basal body-associated FliL family protein, with the protein product MKLFQNKKMLIILVTLVILGGGIGFYIANMLMPKPAPKEKHEPIFFTYPLQEFVVNTKDGRFLKASIVLELNEEIPIKSEAAAAEGKKVVLEPKAKPILDALTPELRNAAIIILSSQTYQDLITSQGKERLRQMLFQKFNQIVGRDIVKDVYFTNLVMQ
- a CDS encoding flagellar biosynthetic protein FliO; translation: MKIRLISIFFLIFLLVLSFNSCSFAIQKDIKGPLPSFFQKDESSYIKFEDKNPNDVYVLNARINQTGNSSAEDNKVYNKTPSTGSETVKNLTLSSNSTSKELQNDNLLYVNQSPKASVNSDIDNKTSQSNLDPKTPVTTAAKNNNSASNDSSLLLTNTSERLQPGSESPNIMGYLIRFFAFLVLLVLVPLLIIRKLRGKLKVDYSIPKSLNGFVRIVDRVSLSYSELFIIEVMDKYLLLSLSKDGEIRLLKEFDTLGIIPEKENYDKKLVKSSFLDILRKFRQEVKQLNKN
- a CDS encoding sigma-70 family RNA polymerase sigma factor, with amino-acid sequence MIDEKALWIKYRNNSTQENRNLLALNYLPLVKRIAAKIYTSIQGKVEFEELLNYGILGLLTSIERFEESRNLKFETFATHRIRGAILDGLRQIDPLKRGTRSKVKKIDKAISDLKVLLGKDPNDKEVANYLNITQEELLSWYTEIDALSTFQGDFSNSENSYIDLSMAIETLSEREKQVVDLYYYEDLSLDEIAKILNISISRVSQIHGKALIKLKSQLEGDK
- a CDS encoding flagellar brake protein; the encoded protein is MPEEIIERISNLKEFYKSGTKIDIFLVLRSVDKEELDGPYSSLISYLDNDEVLWIETPMNKGFPLILAPQDLVLVNVKKGKLIYQFQSLILERRKEPNTNLFLFALKAAKEVKKIERRNFFRLPVILDITLKIKKNIQDKDFIIFKGKTKDLSGGGVRVAVKSSDYKEIMKLIKEDYIIFIEFEIDKRKKINQKIKFVNSYTDEESKIGFISFYFDNIYRGIQDSIIRFLFAKQREMKQKGIEFDE
- a CDS encoding polyprenyl synthetase family protein, translating into MNITTIGLELKSYIKLSETELARILETEVDTLRSASLHLLEAGGKRIRPTLVFLSALCVNQNVEKVIKYAAVVEGIHLATLIHDDVIDESNVRRGMLSVNGKYGFKVAILSGDFILAKITHFLSLLENKEPVRLMAEVIMRMAEGEVMQQEDLFKIVSIERYIVRCTNKTARLISSSAFLGSIDVLDKRNIFAEFGLNLGIAFQIIDDILDFTGEVKKLGKLPGSDLRSGVVTLPVLLLSKKRREVEILLEKKLEDGINKVIEMVKNDNVLKESVNLARHYSNRAIECLKELGVNNIYTKVLMDYVKMLEERVS
- a CDS encoding response regulator codes for the protein MAKILITDDATFMRKMLKDILTKNGHEVVGEGTNGLEALEKYKELKPDLTLLDITMPERDGLWALKEIKAFDPNAKIIMVSAMGQQAIVIEAIQAGARDFVVKPFQPDRVLEAVRKALS